In the genome of Nocardioides seonyuensis, one region contains:
- a CDS encoding DegV family protein, whose amino-acid sequence MPGTVIVTDSTSSLPPDVAASREIIVVPLQVVIGARVLDEGSDGATPDMVAQALRDFVPVSTSRPAPAVFAELYRRLHSEGADEVVSVHLSGEMSGTLESAQLAAQEADLPVHVVDSTQVGIATGYAALTARDVLDSGGSAQEAAEAAASRGHAATSLFYVDTLEYLRRGGRIGAAAAILGSALSVKPLLEIVDGRVSPRERVRTATRALARLEDLAVEAAADQEVDVCVSHLANDARAAELADRLGERLADQLGEREVMCGELGAVLGAHVGPGMVAVCVAPRP is encoded by the coding sequence GTGCCCGGCACCGTCATCGTCACCGACTCGACCTCCAGCCTGCCGCCCGACGTGGCGGCCTCGCGGGAGATCATCGTGGTGCCCCTGCAGGTGGTCATCGGCGCGCGGGTGCTCGACGAGGGGAGCGACGGCGCCACCCCCGACATGGTCGCCCAGGCGCTGCGCGACTTCGTGCCGGTGAGCACCTCGCGCCCCGCTCCGGCGGTGTTCGCCGAGCTCTACCGCCGACTCCACAGCGAGGGAGCCGACGAGGTCGTCTCGGTCCACCTCTCGGGCGAGATGAGCGGCACGCTCGAGTCGGCGCAGCTCGCAGCCCAGGAGGCAGACCTGCCCGTGCACGTGGTCGACTCCACGCAGGTGGGCATCGCCACCGGCTACGCAGCGCTCACGGCGCGCGACGTGCTGGACTCGGGCGGCTCTGCGCAGGAGGCCGCGGAGGCTGCAGCGTCCCGCGGGCACGCGGCCACCTCGCTCTTCTACGTCGACACCCTGGAGTACCTCCGTCGCGGAGGACGTATCGGCGCTGCCGCGGCCATCCTCGGCAGCGCCCTGTCGGTGAAGCCCCTCCTCGAGATCGTGGACGGCCGGGTGAGCCCTCGCGAGCGAGTGCGTACGGCGACCCGCGCGCTGGCCCGTCTCGAGGACCTGGCGGTCGAGGCGGCGGCCGACCAGGAGGTCGACGTGTGCGTCTCCCACCTCGCCAACGACGCGCGCGCCGCAGAGCTCGCGGACCGGCTCGGCGAGCGCCTCGCCGACCAGCTGGGGGAGCGCGAGGTGATGTGCGGCGAGCTCGGCGCCGTCCTGGGCGCCCACGTGGGCCCGGGCATGGTCGCGGTGTGCGTGGCACCCCGCCCCTGA
- a CDS encoding ComEA family DNA-binding protein — protein sequence MRRSQPSPEHAEAVSRRLATLSAELAAVRGQQPTHTRIRPESPAEPPAPRVPPDPVVIPAPGRHASRRGSGPVAATEQRFVLPGIRGVGATHVAVVAVVAALAVGLASWWVLRGAAEPVALPAVATAAPAPQVSGGVAVPDAPATTGQAVKAGVTVDVAGRVRRPGIAVLPPGSRVVDALEEAGGARRGVDLTSLNLARVLVDGEQILVGVAAPSGVAGSVGVPGAAAASGPLVNLNAADQATLEGLPGVGPVTATAILDWRAENGGFTSVEELLEVDGIGDATLADLAPLVTI from the coding sequence ATGCGCCGGTCACAGCCCAGTCCCGAGCACGCGGAGGCCGTGTCACGCCGGCTCGCCACGCTGAGTGCCGAGCTCGCAGCGGTGCGCGGGCAGCAGCCCACCCACACCCGCATCAGGCCGGAATCACCTGCGGAGCCTCCGGCGCCCCGCGTCCCGCCCGATCCTGTGGTGATCCCAGCGCCCGGCCGGCACGCCTCCCGTCGGGGGTCGGGGCCCGTGGCCGCCACCGAGCAGCGGTTCGTGCTGCCGGGCATCCGTGGGGTCGGGGCCACCCACGTCGCGGTCGTGGCCGTGGTCGCCGCACTGGCCGTCGGCCTCGCCTCCTGGTGGGTGCTTCGGGGTGCGGCTGAGCCGGTGGCCCTCCCGGCCGTCGCCACGGCCGCCCCGGCTCCGCAGGTCTCCGGGGGTGTGGCCGTGCCGGACGCCCCCGCGACCACGGGGCAGGCGGTCAAGGCCGGTGTGACGGTCGACGTGGCGGGACGGGTGCGCCGCCCGGGCATCGCGGTGCTGCCACCGGGGTCTCGGGTGGTCGACGCCCTGGAGGAGGCGGGAGGGGCCAGACGCGGCGTCGACCTGACCTCGCTCAACCTCGCGCGGGTGCTCGTCGACGGAGAGCAGATCCTGGTGGGCGTGGCTGCCCCGTCCGGCGTCGCCGGGAGCGTCGGGGTCCCGGGGGCGGCCGCGGCCAGCGGGCCCCTGGTCAACCTCAACGCCGCCGACCAGGCCACCCTCGAGGGGCTGCCGGGTGTCGGGCCGGTCACCGCGACGGCGATCCTGGACTGGCGCGCCGAGAACGGCGGCTTCACCTCGGTCGAGGAGCTCCTCGAGGTCGACGGCATCGGCGACGCCACCCTGGCCGACCTGGCACCGCTCGTCACGATCTGA
- the rpsT gene encoding 30S ribosomal protein S20 produces the protein MANIKSQIKRNKQNERRRQRNQSVRSSVKTAIRKFRELADSGDKDAAGTAARDALRALDKAASKGVIHKNQAANRKSSIAKKAASL, from the coding sequence GTGGCCAACATCAAGTCCCAGATCAAGCGCAACAAGCAGAACGAGCGACGCCGTCAGCGCAACCAGTCGGTGCGCTCGAGCGTGAAGACCGCGATCCGCAAGTTCCGCGAGCTCGCCGACTCCGGTGACAAGGACGCCGCCGGCACGGCTGCCCGCGACGCTCTGCGCGCGCTCGACAAGGCCGCTTCCAAGGGCGTCATCCACAAGAACCAGGCGGCCAACCGCAAGTCCTCGATCGCCAAGAAGGCCGCCTCGCTCTGA
- the leuS gene encoding leucine--tRNA ligase, whose amino-acid sequence MSTEQESSYDIAATEQKWQPVWEELQPFRADDASEREKRYALTMFPYPSGDLHMGHAEVFALHDVVARYWWQQGYEVLNPMGFDSFGLPAENAAIRNDAHPDDYTRANIAKSIESCKRYAASFDWTRTFNTSDQDYYRWTQWLFLKLYERGLAYRKNSPVNWCPQDQTVLANEQVVAGMCERCGAEVTKKELTQWYFKITDYAQELLDGLDDLEATWPDRVVTAQRNWIGRSEGAHVDFVVEGRAEPITVYTTRPDTIFGTTFMVVAVDSPLAEELVTEEQREAFATYREEIRKASDIDRLSTDRPKTGVDLGVTATNPVTGEQMPVWATDYVLADYGTGAVMGVPGGDQRDWEFATAMGLPIIRTTRPPADFEGEAYSGEGETINSPAPGSDAPLDINGLGVEEAKRATIDFLEQQGTGKGAVNFRLRDWLVSRQRYWGPPIPIVHCPVDGEVPMPEDQLPVTLPMLKGSDLKPKGTSPLGGADEWVNVACPRCGGPATRDTDTMDTFVDSSWYMFRYCSPHETDRVFDSEKVNAWMPCNLYVGGVEHAVLHLLYGRFFTKVLNDMGLVDFREPWSTQLNQGFVINQGKKMSKSLGNGVNLGEQLSTFGVDAVRLTLVFAGPPEDDIDWANMSPEGSLRFLQRAWRLSGDVTSEPGVEPTAGDLALRRATARAVHEAAQLVEAYRFNVMVAKVMELVNATRKAIDSGCGPADPAVREATEAVAIMLSLVAPYTAEEMWERLGHEPTVARAGWPPVDEALLVEESVVAVVQVRGKVKARLDVAPDISEADLEAAALADESVQRAIDGAVVRKVIVRAPKLVNIVL is encoded by the coding sequence ATGAGCACCGAGCAGGAGTCGTCGTACGACATCGCGGCCACCGAGCAGAAGTGGCAGCCGGTGTGGGAGGAGCTGCAGCCCTTCCGCGCTGACGACGCGAGCGAGCGCGAGAAGCGCTACGCGCTCACGATGTTCCCCTACCCCAGCGGCGACCTGCACATGGGTCACGCCGAGGTCTTCGCGCTGCACGACGTGGTGGCCCGCTACTGGTGGCAGCAAGGCTACGAGGTGCTCAACCCGATGGGGTTCGACTCCTTCGGGCTGCCGGCCGAGAACGCCGCTATCCGCAACGACGCCCACCCCGACGACTACACCCGCGCCAACATCGCCAAGTCGATCGAGTCCTGCAAGAGGTACGCCGCGTCCTTCGACTGGACGCGCACCTTCAACACCTCCGACCAGGACTACTACCGCTGGACGCAGTGGCTGTTCCTGAAGCTCTACGAGCGTGGCCTGGCCTACCGCAAGAACAGCCCGGTCAACTGGTGTCCCCAGGACCAGACCGTGCTGGCCAACGAGCAGGTCGTCGCGGGCATGTGCGAGCGGTGCGGGGCGGAGGTAACCAAGAAGGAGCTGACCCAGTGGTACTTCAAGATCACCGACTACGCCCAGGAGCTGCTCGACGGGCTGGACGACCTCGAGGCCACCTGGCCGGACCGTGTCGTCACCGCCCAGCGCAACTGGATCGGGCGCTCCGAGGGCGCCCACGTCGACTTCGTGGTCGAGGGCCGGGCTGAGCCGATCACCGTCTACACGACGCGTCCCGACACCATCTTCGGCACGACCTTCATGGTCGTCGCCGTCGACTCTCCCCTCGCCGAGGAGCTGGTGACCGAGGAGCAGCGGGAGGCCTTCGCGACCTACCGCGAAGAGATCCGCAAGGCCAGTGACATCGACCGGCTGTCCACCGACCGGCCCAAGACCGGGGTCGACCTCGGCGTCACCGCGACCAACCCGGTGACCGGCGAGCAGATGCCGGTGTGGGCCACCGACTACGTCCTGGCCGACTACGGCACCGGCGCGGTCATGGGCGTGCCCGGCGGCGACCAGCGCGACTGGGAGTTCGCCACCGCGATGGGGCTGCCGATCATCCGCACGACCCGGCCGCCGGCGGACTTCGAGGGCGAGGCCTACAGCGGCGAGGGCGAGACCATCAACTCCCCGGCCCCGGGTTCGGACGCGCCTCTCGACATCAACGGGCTGGGTGTCGAGGAGGCCAAGCGAGCGACCATCGACTTCCTCGAGCAGCAGGGCACGGGCAAGGGCGCGGTGAACTTCCGCCTGCGCGACTGGCTGGTGAGCCGTCAGCGCTACTGGGGCCCCCCGATCCCGATCGTCCACTGCCCGGTGGACGGCGAGGTCCCGATGCCGGAGGACCAGCTGCCGGTGACGCTGCCGATGCTCAAGGGCTCCGACCTCAAGCCCAAGGGCACCTCTCCGCTCGGCGGCGCCGACGAGTGGGTCAACGTCGCGTGCCCGCGGTGCGGTGGCCCCGCGACGCGCGACACCGACACCATGGACACCTTCGTGGACTCGTCCTGGTACATGTTCCGCTACTGCTCACCGCACGAGACCGACCGCGTCTTCGACAGCGAGAAGGTCAACGCGTGGATGCCGTGCAACCTCTACGTCGGCGGGGTCGAGCACGCCGTGCTGCACCTCCTCTACGGCCGGTTCTTCACCAAGGTGCTCAATGACATGGGCCTGGTCGACTTCCGCGAGCCCTGGTCCACCCAGCTCAACCAGGGCTTCGTGATCAACCAGGGCAAGAAGATGTCGAAGTCCCTGGGCAACGGCGTCAACCTGGGCGAGCAGCTGTCGACCTTCGGTGTCGACGCCGTACGCCTCACGCTGGTGTTCGCCGGTCCTCCGGAGGACGACATCGACTGGGCCAACATGTCCCCGGAGGGGTCGCTGCGCTTCCTGCAGCGCGCCTGGCGGCTGAGCGGCGACGTCACCTCCGAGCCCGGCGTCGAACCGACCGCCGGTGACCTCGCCCTGCGGCGCGCGACCGCGCGTGCAGTTCACGAGGCGGCGCAGCTGGTGGAGGCCTACCGCTTCAACGTCATGGTCGCCAAGGTGATGGAGCTGGTCAACGCCACCCGCAAGGCCATCGACAGCGGCTGCGGTCCGGCTGACCCGGCCGTCCGCGAGGCCACCGAGGCCGTCGCGATCATGCTGTCGCTGGTGGCGCCCTACACCGCCGAGGAGATGTGGGAGCGGCTGGGCCACGAGCCCACCGTCGCACGTGCGGGGTGGCCGCCTGTCGACGAGGCCCTGCTGGTGGAGGAGTCGGTCGTGGCCGTCGTCCAGGTGCGCGGCAAGGTCAAGGCACGACTGGACGTCGCTCCCGACATCAGCGAGGCCGACCTCGAGGCAGCTGCGCTGGCCGACGAGTCCGTGCAGCGTGCGATCGACGGCGCCGTGGTGCGCAAGGTGATCGTGCGGGCCCCGAAGCTCGTCAACATCGTTCTCTGA
- the holA gene encoding DNA polymerase III subunit delta translates to MARTLSAAQLLGHVVLLTGKEEFLSERTVASVRAAVRAHDDEAELGEVEGGGLSLATLGEMSAPSLFSSSRCVVVRKLEDLPDESVDGLVGYCAAPADDVALVLVHSGGPRGSGVLTRLRKLERVTEIKSEEVKASALPQFVTSEAAVHGARIDADAASFLVQAVGHDLRSLAAAADQLAHDFPGEPLTLDKVKRYFGGRAEAKSFAVADAAFAGRRAAALEELRWALDAGTASVLVTSAMAGTARSVARLKGAGGGMREADLARELGVPPWKVRSVRDLARSWSEDGIAAAVRAVAVADADIKGQAHDASYTLERLVLTVAGLRDSR, encoded by the coding sequence ATGGCACGCACCCTCTCCGCGGCACAGCTCCTCGGCCACGTCGTCCTCCTCACCGGCAAGGAGGAGTTCCTCTCCGAGCGCACGGTGGCCTCGGTCCGTGCGGCGGTGCGCGCCCACGACGACGAGGCCGAGCTGGGCGAGGTCGAAGGTGGCGGCCTCTCGCTCGCGACACTGGGAGAGATGTCGGCCCCCTCGCTGTTCTCCTCGAGCCGGTGCGTGGTGGTGCGCAAGCTCGAGGACCTTCCCGACGAGTCGGTCGACGGCCTGGTCGGCTACTGCGCGGCTCCCGCCGATGACGTGGCCCTGGTGCTGGTGCACTCCGGCGGCCCACGGGGCAGCGGAGTCCTGACCAGGCTCCGCAAGCTCGAGCGGGTCACCGAGATCAAGTCGGAGGAGGTCAAGGCCTCTGCCCTCCCGCAGTTCGTGACGTCCGAGGCAGCGGTCCACGGCGCGCGCATCGACGCAGACGCAGCAAGCTTCCTGGTGCAGGCCGTGGGCCACGACCTGCGCTCGCTCGCGGCTGCGGCCGACCAGCTCGCCCACGACTTCCCCGGTGAGCCCCTCACCCTCGACAAGGTCAAGCGATACTTCGGCGGTCGCGCCGAGGCCAAGTCCTTCGCGGTCGCGGACGCGGCCTTCGCCGGACGTCGTGCCGCTGCCCTGGAGGAGCTTCGCTGGGCACTCGACGCGGGCACCGCCTCGGTGTTGGTGACCTCGGCGATGGCAGGCACTGCGCGCAGCGTGGCCCGTCTCAAGGGCGCAGGCGGCGGGATGCGTGAGGCCGACCTGGCTCGCGAGCTCGGCGTGCCTCCGTGGAAGGTGCGCTCGGTCCGTGACCTGGCCCGCTCGTGGAGCGAGGACGGCATCGCCGCGGCCGTGCGAGCGGTCGCGGTGGCCGACGCCGACATCAAGGGCCAGGCCCACGACGCGTCCTACACGCTCGAACGCCTCGTGCTCACGGTCGCAGGCCTGCGCGACTCACGCTGA
- a CDS encoding XRE family transcriptional regulator, producing the protein MHDASGSFAHELRLAIDRRGLALDRIRERLEQRGVTVSVATLSYWQSGRSLPGRKASIAALPHLEAVLALDPGHLRRALPLTRDRPRRSTVPGLEVLWPETPQADLLGRLDTRWDADLERVVLHDILRIGADRRQVSLTVRQVLRARADGPDRRVVMHCHDDRTAPPVEIRALQGCEVGRVVRSEDHGATAAELLFHAPLKRGDTVIVEYVAVSPSPGPLETTYSRRLRMPMREYLLQVEFDAAALPVETVAFTDDRDSAIALDPAHRAHLAHTDVTPGVAGMRWAWTELGDGRQSA; encoded by the coding sequence GTGCACGATGCTTCCGGGAGCTTCGCCCACGAGCTGCGCCTTGCGATCGACCGGCGTGGCCTGGCGCTGGACCGTATCCGTGAGCGCCTCGAGCAGCGCGGCGTCACGGTCAGCGTGGCGACCCTCAGCTACTGGCAGTCGGGCCGGAGCCTCCCCGGGCGGAAGGCCTCGATCGCGGCCCTCCCCCACCTCGAGGCCGTGCTCGCGCTCGACCCCGGCCACCTCCGCCGCGCCCTGCCACTCACCCGGGACCGGCCGCGGCGCAGCACGGTGCCGGGGCTGGAGGTGCTGTGGCCCGAGACCCCTCAGGCCGACCTCCTGGGGCGGCTCGACACCCGCTGGGACGCCGACCTCGAGCGCGTGGTGCTGCACGACATCCTCCGCATCGGCGCTGACCGACGACAGGTCAGCCTGACCGTGCGACAGGTGCTCAGGGCGCGGGCCGACGGACCCGATCGGCGGGTGGTCATGCACTGCCACGACGACCGCACCGCCCCTCCCGTCGAGATCCGGGCGCTGCAGGGGTGCGAGGTCGGCCGGGTGGTGCGCAGCGAGGACCACGGGGCCACCGCCGCCGAGCTGCTCTTCCATGCCCCGCTCAAGCGCGGGGACACCGTGATCGTCGAGTACGTCGCCGTGTCACCCAGCCCGGGACCGCTCGAGACGACCTACAGCCGTCGTCTGCGCATGCCCATGCGCGAGTACCTCCTCCAGGTCGAGTTCGACGCCGCGGCGCTGCCCGTCGAGACTGTCGCCTTCACCGACGACCGCGACAGCGCGATCGCCCTCGACCCGGCGCACCGCGCCCACCTCGCCCACACCGACGTCACGCCCGGGGTGGCGGGCATGCGGTGGGCCTGGACGGAGCTCGGGGACGGCCGTCAGTCGGCCTGA
- a CDS encoding S8 family peptidase — protein sequence MNHAHTRWGVGTAALLAGSALALTPLASSAADQPQPQDATTATQAADGKAPLLGTSADDRYIVVFDKDASTKGMRTAKAETRSAGAQVTHTYSTVLDGFAAKLPAEALNGLRNNPHVAYIEPDMPVQAAETQSPATWGIDRIDQRSLPLSNSYTFTQSGAGVTAYIIDTGIRTAHAEFSGRAVSGYTAINDGRGSDDCNGHGTHVAGTVGGETYGVAQDVRLVAVRVLDCNGSGSNSGVIAGVDWVTQNHAAGSPAVANMSLGGGISTALDSAVNNSIADGVTYALAAGNDSGANACNGSPSRVAAGLTVGSTTSTDARSSFSNIGSCLDLFAPGSSITSAWHTSNSATNTISGTSMATPHVAGAAALYLQTNPGASAATVASALIGNATTGKVTNAGTGSPNRLLYTGTGGTDPGPGPDPEPTTCDSMPERESGSLSSGGVAYHPGANDYYYSGSGTHVGCLAGPSSADFDLYLEKWNGSRWVVVAQSISSTSNERISYTGTSGYYSWRAQSYSGSGSYTFGLDRP from the coding sequence ATGAACCACGCCCACACCAGGTGGGGAGTCGGCACCGCCGCTCTCCTCGCCGGCAGCGCACTGGCGCTGACCCCGCTCGCCTCCTCGGCGGCCGACCAACCACAGCCACAGGACGCCACGACGGCGACCCAGGCCGCAGACGGCAAGGCGCCCCTCCTCGGCACCTCCGCCGACGACCGCTACATCGTCGTCTTCGACAAGGACGCGAGCACGAAGGGGATGCGCACGGCGAAGGCCGAGACGCGCTCCGCAGGAGCCCAGGTGACCCACACCTACTCCACGGTCCTGGACGGCTTCGCCGCGAAGCTCCCGGCCGAGGCGCTCAACGGGCTCCGGAACAACCCGCACGTCGCCTACATCGAGCCGGACATGCCCGTCCAGGCTGCCGAGACCCAGTCACCGGCCACCTGGGGCATCGACCGCATCGACCAGCGGTCCCTGCCGCTCTCGAACTCCTACACGTTCACCCAGTCCGGTGCCGGCGTGACGGCGTACATCATCGACACCGGCATCCGCACCGCCCACGCGGAGTTCAGCGGACGTGCGGTGTCCGGCTACACCGCCATCAACGACGGGCGGGGCAGCGACGACTGCAACGGCCACGGGACGCACGTCGCCGGGACCGTCGGCGGCGAGACGTACGGCGTCGCCCAGGACGTGCGACTGGTGGCCGTGCGCGTGCTGGACTGCAACGGCAGCGGCTCCAACTCCGGAGTCATCGCCGGCGTCGACTGGGTGACCCAGAACCACGCCGCCGGCTCCCCCGCCGTCGCCAACATGAGCCTGGGTGGGGGCATCTCCACGGCCCTCGACTCCGCGGTCAACAACTCCATCGCGGACGGCGTGACCTACGCACTGGCGGCCGGCAACGACTCCGGTGCCAACGCCTGCAACGGCTCGCCCAGCCGGGTGGCCGCCGGTCTGACCGTCGGCTCGACGACCAGCACCGATGCCCGGTCGAGCTTCAGCAACATCGGCTCCTGCCTCGACCTGTTCGCCCCCGGGTCGAGCATCACCTCCGCGTGGCACACCAGCAACAGCGCGACCAACACGATCAGCGGCACGTCGATGGCGACTCCTCACGTCGCCGGCGCGGCAGCGCTCTACCTGCAGACCAACCCGGGAGCATCGGCCGCCACGGTCGCCAGCGCCCTGATCGGGAACGCCACCACCGGCAAGGTCACGAACGCGGGCACCGGCTCACCGAACCGACTGCTCTACACCGGCACCGGCGGCACCGACCCGGGCCCCGGCCCGGACCCGGAGCCCACGACCTGCGACTCGATGCCCGAGCGTGAGTCCGGCTCGCTGTCGAGCGGTGGGGTCGCCTACCACCCGGGAGCCAACGACTACTACTACTCCGGCTCCGGCACGCACGTCGGCTGCCTGGCCGGCCCGTCGAGCGCGGACTTCGACCTCTACCTGGAGAAGTGGAACGGCTCGCGCTGGGTCGTCGTCGCCCAGAGCATCAGCTCCACCTCGAACGAGCGGATCTCCTACACGGGCACGTCGGGCTACTACTCGTGGCGCGCGCAGTCCTACTCGGGCTCGGGCAGCTACACCTTCGGGCTCGACCGCCCCTGA
- a CDS encoding ComEC/Rec2 family competence protein yields MADLRALLVSLGAWLGALLVLVAPGWAVLGGVLSVSACAVALVVRRVLDVAWLAPLAAGVAVAGIAALHQQAVATSPVTDLAEERAVVDLDLTVTSDARPVAGRFGDLQVLRARVEEVSGRGSGWKTSAPVVVLAPETWPAPALGARVRSTARLVPADGDEAALVMPIGSPTVIAGPGPWWEAAAAVRASVRAAVSDRGADERELVPALVDGDDQGLDPGLAEDFRTTGLTHLLAVSGTNLTLVVGFLVIIGRWAGMRGRAIWALAALGIVGFVVVARTEPSVVRAAAMGTVALIGMGRNGRSRGTRCLGVAVLFLLLLQPALAVTAGFALSVLATAGILLLAPPWRDALTAWLPRWAAEAVAVPLAAQVACTPVVAAISGEVSLVAVVANLLATPAVAPATVLGLAGGLLGLVWAPLGEVVAAPAAWSVGWIIAVARRGADLPTPALPWGHGPVALALLTVLCVAFVAAAPRLMRHPVSALGCTGLLVVAVLVRPPTPGWPAEGWVLAMCDVGQGDGLVIRSGPSSGVVVDAGPEPALMDECLDRLDVTSVPLVVLTHFHADHVDGLPGVLAGRLVGEVVSTTLAEPAAGAAFVRRHVGGPPGLLPFGASQRVGEVSIERVWPPPEGSPDHSGEGSAANDASVVLLAEVSGVRVLLTGDIEPPTQGRLESTLAGLRVDVVKVPHHGSRHQDLPWLTSLGARAALVSVGADNDYGHPAADVLSALTGTGAHVWRTDLDGTVLVVEREGEVGVVGDD; encoded by the coding sequence GTGGCAGACCTTCGGGCGCTCCTCGTGTCGCTGGGAGCGTGGCTCGGCGCCCTGCTCGTGCTGGTCGCGCCGGGCTGGGCGGTCCTCGGAGGTGTCCTTTCGGTCTCGGCCTGCGCCGTCGCGCTCGTCGTACGACGCGTCCTCGACGTCGCCTGGCTGGCCCCCCTCGCCGCCGGGGTGGCCGTCGCGGGAATCGCGGCCCTGCACCAGCAGGCGGTCGCAACCTCCCCGGTGACCGATCTCGCCGAGGAGAGGGCCGTGGTCGACCTCGACCTCACGGTGACCTCCGACGCCAGGCCTGTGGCCGGGAGGTTCGGCGACCTCCAGGTGCTGAGGGCCAGGGTCGAGGAGGTCAGCGGCCGTGGATCGGGCTGGAAGACCTCCGCTCCCGTGGTGGTCCTGGCTCCCGAGACCTGGCCGGCGCCGGCGTTGGGCGCCAGGGTTCGCAGCACCGCCCGCCTTGTTCCGGCCGATGGCGACGAGGCAGCGCTGGTCATGCCGATCGGGTCCCCGACGGTCATCGCCGGGCCGGGTCCGTGGTGGGAGGCAGCGGCCGCGGTGCGGGCCTCGGTGCGTGCCGCGGTCTCCGACCGCGGGGCGGACGAGCGCGAGCTCGTGCCGGCGCTCGTGGACGGTGACGACCAGGGCCTCGACCCAGGACTCGCCGAGGACTTCCGTACGACGGGACTCACCCACCTGCTCGCGGTCAGCGGCACCAACCTCACGCTCGTCGTGGGGTTCCTCGTGATCATCGGACGGTGGGCCGGGATGCGGGGGCGGGCGATCTGGGCCCTCGCAGCCCTGGGGATCGTCGGCTTCGTGGTCGTCGCCCGCACCGAGCCCAGCGTCGTGCGGGCGGCGGCGATGGGCACCGTGGCGCTCATCGGGATGGGCCGCAACGGTCGCTCCCGTGGCACCCGCTGCCTCGGTGTCGCCGTGCTGTTCCTGCTGCTGCTCCAGCCGGCGCTGGCCGTGACGGCTGGCTTCGCGCTGTCGGTGCTCGCCACCGCCGGGATCCTGCTGCTCGCGCCCCCGTGGCGTGATGCCTTGACGGCCTGGTTGCCCAGGTGGGCGGCCGAGGCCGTCGCGGTCCCGCTGGCGGCGCAGGTGGCCTGCACGCCGGTCGTCGCGGCCATCTCCGGCGAGGTCAGCCTGGTCGCCGTGGTGGCCAACCTGCTCGCGACACCTGCGGTGGCGCCCGCCACGGTGCTCGGGCTCGCGGGCGGGCTGCTGGGCCTCGTCTGGGCACCCCTGGGAGAGGTCGTCGCGGCGCCTGCGGCGTGGTCGGTCGGCTGGATCATCGCTGTGGCCAGGCGCGGCGCCGACCTGCCGACCCCTGCCCTGCCGTGGGGGCACGGCCCGGTGGCCCTGGCCCTGCTGACGGTCCTGTGCGTGGCCTTCGTGGCCGCGGCTCCTCGCCTGATGCGCCATCCGGTCTCCGCGCTCGGGTGCACCGGCCTGCTCGTCGTGGCCGTGCTGGTGCGTCCCCCGACGCCCGGGTGGCCCGCCGAGGGGTGGGTCCTGGCGATGTGCGACGTGGGTCAGGGCGACGGCCTCGTCATCCGCTCAGGACCGAGCAGCGGTGTGGTCGTCGACGCCGGTCCCGAGCCGGCGCTGATGGACGAGTGCCTCGACCGTCTCGACGTCACGTCGGTCCCGCTCGTGGTCCTGACCCACTTCCACGCCGACCACGTCGACGGCCTGCCAGGAGTTCTCGCAGGCCGCCTCGTAGGGGAGGTGGTGTCGACGACGCTGGCCGAGCCGGCTGCGGGCGCCGCGTTCGTGCGCCGCCACGTCGGTGGGCCGCCGGGCCTGCTGCCCTTCGGGGCCAGCCAGCGCGTCGGTGAGGTCAGCATCGAGCGCGTCTGGCCTCCTCCCGAGGGCAGTCCCGACCACTCGGGCGAGGGGAGCGCCGCCAACGACGCGAGCGTCGTGCTGCTCGCGGAGGTGAGTGGGGTGCGCGTCCTCCTCACCGGCGACATCGAGCCCCCGACCCAGGGCCGGCTGGAGAGCACCTTGGCCGGCCTCCGTGTCGATGTCGTCAAGGTGCCGCACCACGGCAGCCGTCACCAGGACCTGCCCTGGCTCACCTCGCTCGGTGCGCGCGCCGCCCTCGTGTCGGTCGGCGCCGACAACGACTACGGCCACCCCGCGGCGGACGTGCTCTCCGCGCTCACCGGGACCGGCGCCCACGTGTGGCGCACCGATCTCGACGGGACAGTGCTCGTCGTGGAGCGTGAGGGCGAGGTGGGTGTCGTCGGCGACGACTAG